From Veillonella dispar, one genomic window encodes:
- the holA gene encoding DNA polymerase III subunit delta gives MVHIQLIYGDEPQLIEEEKRKFLSAYPDLPVTVLDDEAGPQKISEKLCEDSLFGDQKVFCLVNLPIIRKSGKNSDAWVPLYELIMEYNGNNPILLIYHDMIDKRIKQNKAILDKIPNHQCKRLEGADLVMWIRQYCTSNGFKMTPDAQEYVAHLIDLWQDVPVSFMRTEFDRYFLQIIGDKVITKEFLEENGSDYGAKNIFTFKEALLKRDIDTLLELFPFMFGYKELDRAMSYIEGQLRLQLLVSECRQAGMSVQAIQNLCKDHDSSFKPYPIKLAYEASPRISIKALRALLKGLYEIILDSRSSKGDIWRFRDLCITYCGYKG, from the coding sequence ATGGTACATATTCAACTCATTTATGGCGATGAGCCACAATTAATTGAAGAAGAAAAACGTAAATTTTTAAGTGCCTATCCTGACCTTCCAGTAACTGTATTAGATGATGAAGCTGGGCCACAGAAAATAAGTGAAAAGCTATGTGAAGATTCGCTCTTTGGCGATCAAAAGGTATTTTGTTTAGTGAATTTACCTATTATTCGTAAAAGCGGTAAAAATAGCGATGCTTGGGTTCCATTATATGAACTCATTATGGAATATAATGGGAATAATCCCATCCTTTTGATTTATCATGATATGATTGATAAACGCATCAAGCAGAATAAAGCGATTTTAGATAAAATTCCCAATCATCAATGTAAGCGCCTTGAAGGGGCAGACCTTGTGATGTGGATACGTCAGTATTGCACTTCTAATGGTTTTAAAATGACACCTGATGCACAGGAATATGTAGCTCATCTCATCGATTTGTGGCAAGATGTACCGGTTTCTTTTATGAGAACCGAATTTGACCGGTATTTTCTACAAATTATAGGTGATAAAGTCATTACTAAAGAGTTTCTCGAAGAAAATGGTAGCGATTATGGGGCTAAAAACATTTTCACCTTTAAAGAGGCTCTGTTAAAACGAGATATTGATACATTGCTTGAACTATTTCCGTTTATGTTCGGCTATAAAGAATTAGACCGTGCAATGAGCTATATTGAGGGGCAATTACGTTTACAGTTACTGGTTAGCGAATGCCGTCAAGCGGGAATGTCTGTTCAAGCTATTCAAAACTTATGTAAGGATCATGATTCGTCATTTAAACCATATCCAATTAAGCTAGCTTATGAGGCGAGTCCTAGAATTTCAATTAAGGCGCTACGAGCTTTATTAAAAGGGCTCTATGAGATTATATTGGATAGCCGTAGCAGCAAGGGCGATATTTGGCGATTTAGAGATTTATGTATTACCTATTGTGGGTATAAGGGATAA
- a CDS encoding deoxycytidylate deaminase gives MAKRSDYISWDEYFMGVAILAAQRSKDPNTQVGACIVSNDNKILSIGYNGMPLNCSDDDFTWERDSADDNKYFYTVHSELNAILNYRGGSLEGSKIYVTLFPCNECAKAIIQSGIKAVIYRDDLYKDTKEVKASKRMLKTAGVEIIEYKPTGRTLNITL, from the coding sequence ATGGCAAAACGTAGCGATTATATTTCCTGGGATGAATACTTCATGGGCGTTGCCATCTTAGCAGCGCAACGCTCTAAAGATCCTAATACACAAGTTGGTGCATGTATTGTTAGCAATGATAATAAAATTTTATCTATTGGCTATAATGGCATGCCTTTGAATTGTAGTGATGATGACTTTACTTGGGAACGCGATTCAGCAGACGATAACAAATATTTCTATACTGTACATAGTGAACTCAATGCTATTCTAAATTATCGTGGTGGCTCTCTAGAGGGTTCCAAGATTTATGTTACATTATTCCCTTGTAATGAATGTGCTAAGGCAATTATTCAAAGTGGTATTAAGGCCGTTATTTATCGCGATGATCTCTATAAGGACACAAAAGAGGTAAAAGCATCTAAGCGGATGTTAAAAACTGCAGGTGTAGAGATTATTGAATATAAACCTACAGGCCGTACTTTAAATATCACATTGTAA
- a CDS encoding ComEC/Rec2 family competence protein — MTAYLRKLKTKLQFNNQNYNHEGAVLHTNTIHQTKVVLTHSQWAHVILGSIIIGTILGYGNYFPVLNQMHYIFAIGIAIIGVGVFKALQSANWWSSLGKLIVFVSLLIGLSYYQTNLRIIHFNSYTSYYLHQEGEYLGTVVIAPERVNLNGHEYYKYTIEIHSLHPYKDTAKNDYINAKGRLQIYSKASTTKHPIRLGEYAVVEGTPKSLFLIEEEGRINLRGRYMSSNTRGRIYDGVYRVASHKDLQAFHFKETYSEELYRKLLFICGLIRESIDKTISNYLEGPQHVLAQSLALGGHYSELGEDTMKDFSYTGLIHILSISGSHIALLLALVYGLGRLIKLRKRTSLIMGILVACMYCGVVGGDAPVVRTTIMSILMCMAYIKGRLYQAKQALCICAILCLVYDPFSIFDVSFQLSFGATYGLLIWGKVLYERIQWLPKWIKTPLVLCVSAQLLILPLQLYYFHYISIASLLAACIVAPLLDLSIVLIFISTVISYVLPISFLWSLIDVLLRISLYLNHVLGRSGSLLWLGMMNPYCAYLYLVLLGLFTYFLTHRKRYTVYIVLCLVFMVTTFGTSYYVTQYHKNALVHYIPMKQCNVLLCIEPNHEGAYVLIDAPDHIKTTPNERLINQAIRAYGVNPKVVKVDYFHSNGSAKTIYKNSMKEIDVYNGQRGEKNLKLNDKTNTLFITSRSSIMNEIGRILPDNTVLFSSPHGALRDVDPSSEHMYIMGYSYIKDIYL; from the coding sequence GTGACGGCGTATTTAAGAAAATTAAAGACAAAATTACAATTTAACAATCAAAATTATAATCACGAAGGTGCGGTTCTGCATACCAATACTATTCATCAAACAAAAGTGGTATTAACTCATAGTCAATGGGCACATGTTATATTAGGATCTATTATTATAGGAACAATACTAGGGTATGGAAATTATTTTCCTGTACTCAATCAAATGCACTACATCTTTGCTATAGGGATAGCCATTATAGGTGTCGGTGTTTTTAAAGCCTTACAATCGGCTAATTGGTGGAGCTCACTTGGTAAGTTAATAGTATTTGTGTCCCTTTTAATAGGACTATCGTATTACCAAACAAATTTACGGATTATACATTTTAATAGCTATACATCATATTATTTGCACCAAGAAGGAGAATATCTTGGTACGGTTGTAATTGCTCCTGAAAGAGTAAATTTGAACGGACATGAGTATTACAAATATACCATTGAAATCCATAGCTTACATCCTTATAAAGATACTGCCAAAAATGATTATATTAATGCTAAGGGCCGTTTACAGATATACTCAAAGGCATCTACCACCAAACATCCCATACGACTAGGGGAATATGCAGTTGTAGAAGGTACCCCAAAGTCCTTATTTCTTATCGAAGAGGAAGGTCGTATTAATCTTCGTGGCCGATATATGAGTTCCAATACTCGAGGACGTATCTATGATGGTGTATATAGAGTTGCGAGTCATAAAGATTTACAAGCATTTCACTTTAAAGAAACCTATTCTGAAGAACTATATAGGAAACTCTTATTTATTTGTGGATTAATACGAGAGTCTATAGATAAAACTATTTCTAATTATCTAGAGGGTCCACAACATGTATTAGCACAATCATTAGCTTTAGGTGGCCATTATAGTGAGCTAGGGGAAGATACAATGAAGGATTTTTCCTACACAGGACTTATCCATATTTTATCCATATCAGGTTCACATATTGCTCTCTTGTTAGCATTGGTATATGGACTGGGACGACTTATTAAATTAAGAAAACGAACCAGTTTGATTATGGGAATTTTAGTGGCCTGTATGTATTGTGGTGTCGTTGGTGGTGATGCTCCTGTTGTACGGACAACGATAATGAGCATACTCATGTGTATGGCTTACATAAAAGGTCGATTATATCAAGCTAAGCAAGCATTATGCATATGTGCCATACTATGTTTAGTATATGATCCTTTTTCTATATTTGATGTAAGCTTTCAGCTATCGTTTGGTGCAACCTATGGTTTGCTCATATGGGGAAAAGTATTATATGAACGTATTCAATGGTTACCTAAATGGATTAAAACACCTCTTGTATTATGTGTATCAGCACAGTTGCTCATCTTGCCTCTACAGCTATATTACTTTCATTATATTAGTATTGCTAGTTTGTTAGCAGCTTGTATAGTGGCACCTTTATTAGATTTATCTATCGTTTTAATTTTTATAAGTACTGTTATTAGCTATGTATTGCCGATATCATTTCTATGGTCATTGATAGATGTACTATTACGTATATCCTTATATTTAAATCATGTGTTAGGTCGTAGTGGCAGTTTACTTTGGTTAGGCATGATGAATCCTTATTGTGCTTATTTGTATTTGGTTCTATTAGGTTTATTTACGTATTTTTTAACCCATAGAAAAAGGTATACTGTTTATATAGTGTTATGTTTAGTTTTTATGGTCACAACCTTTGGTACTTCATATTATGTGACACAGTATCATAAGAATGCATTGGTTCACTATATTCCTATGAAGCAGTGTAATGTATTACTTTGTATAGAACCTAATCACGAAGGGGCCTATGTATTAATTGATGCGCCAGACCATATTAAAACTACACCTAATGAAAGGCTTATCAATCAAGCTATACGGGCATATGGTGTCAATCCAAAAGTTGTAAAAGTAGACTACTTTCATAGTAACGGATCTGCAAAAACAATATATAAAAATAGTATGAAAGAAATCGATGTATATAATGGACAAAGAGGAGAAAAAAATCTAAAATTAAATGATAAGACTAATACATTATTTATTACGAGTCGATCTAGTATAATGAACGAAATTGGTCGCATATTACCGGATAATACTGTTTTATTTAGTAGTCCTCATGGTGCATTACGCGATGTGGACCCATCATCAGAACACATGTATATAATGGGGTACAGTTACATTAAAGATATCTATCTGTGA
- a CDS encoding helix-hairpin-helix domain-containing protein yields MKAKLKPYMIIILILCVLVGICFLWPIITDDSDSVLVEGGIDGNSSISTVEQQPNKPIAYITGAVASPGLYELESSATVGDIVKLAGGLLPYADVESVNMAKPVTAGDHIHVVFNFHGNPEVLLRGNKININSATAKELDSLPGIGPAMAKRIEEYRSQKGPFTSVEGIKGVKGIGDGVFKKIKDKITI; encoded by the coding sequence ATGAAAGCTAAATTGAAGCCCTATATGATAATTATATTAATCCTATGTGTTTTAGTAGGAATTTGTTTCCTATGGCCTATTATAACAGATGATAGCGATTCTGTCCTAGTTGAAGGGGGTATAGATGGAAATTCTTCTATATCTACTGTAGAACAACAGCCTAATAAACCAATCGCTTATATAACAGGTGCAGTCGCTTCACCTGGTTTATATGAGCTTGAAAGCTCAGCTACTGTAGGTGATATTGTTAAGCTAGCAGGAGGACTATTACCCTATGCAGATGTAGAGTCGGTAAATATGGCTAAGCCAGTTACTGCAGGTGATCATATCCATGTAGTATTTAACTTTCACGGTAATCCTGAAGTGTTATTGCGTGGTAATAAGATAAACATAAACTCTGCCACTGCAAAAGAATTAGACTCTCTGCCAGGTATAGGCCCTGCCATGGCTAAAAGGATTGAAGAATATCGTTCACAAAAAGGCCCTTTTACTTCCGTTGAAGGCATCAAGGGGGTGAAGGGCATTGGTGACGGCGTATTTAAGAAAATTAAAGACAAAATTACAATTTAA
- a CDS encoding aminopeptidase — protein sequence MNQDTLRKYTRTLLQYGVNLQQDQTLVISVDVENKDFAVIVTEEAYELGAKEVVLNWRCSPIARQRLLHAKESVLEKPANWIPEFYKQYIDDKAAFLSLISANPKALEGIPTDRISLQSRNLNKALSFYHTAIMNSSVTWCVASVPTVLWADLLGYKGTDEEKINQLWDTLLKLCRIEGVEPKDTYRHHMAKLRHRCEALNKLDLKALRYTCENGTDLLLELPEGHIWLGGEESSKDGTIFNANIPTEEVFSAPQYNGVNGIVYSTKPLIYHGNTISDFSFTFKEGKIVEYTAKEGYEVLKELVETDEGSHYLGEVALVDHFSPISQSNQIFFETLFDENASCHLAIGASYPTCLKDSNGLSEEELKERGLNHSLTHVDFMIGHERMNIKGYTRDGQEVEIMIDGRLQV from the coding sequence ATGAATCAAGATACATTAAGAAAATATACCCGTACATTATTACAATACGGTGTAAACTTGCAGCAAGACCAAACATTAGTTATTTCTGTAGATGTAGAAAATAAAGACTTTGCAGTGATTGTTACTGAAGAAGCTTATGAACTTGGTGCTAAGGAGGTTGTTCTGAACTGGAGATGCTCCCCAATTGCCCGTCAACGTTTATTACATGCGAAAGAATCTGTTTTAGAAAAACCTGCTAACTGGATACCGGAATTCTACAAACAATACATCGATGATAAGGCAGCCTTCTTATCTTTAATCAGCGCTAATCCAAAAGCCTTAGAAGGTATTCCAACAGATCGTATTTCCTTACAATCTCGTAACTTAAATAAAGCGTTATCCTTCTATCATACAGCCATCATGAACTCTTCTGTTACATGGTGTGTTGCTTCTGTACCAACAGTTCTTTGGGCAGATTTATTAGGCTATAAAGGTACAGACGAAGAAAAAATTAACCAATTATGGGATACATTATTGAAACTTTGCCGCATTGAAGGTGTAGAACCAAAAGATACGTATCGTCATCATATGGCAAAATTGCGTCACCGCTGTGAAGCATTGAATAAATTAGACTTAAAGGCATTGCGTTATACTTGTGAAAATGGTACTGACCTCCTATTAGAATTGCCAGAAGGTCATATTTGGCTAGGTGGTGAAGAATCCTCCAAAGATGGTACTATTTTCAATGCTAATATACCTACAGAAGAAGTTTTCTCTGCTCCACAATACAATGGCGTTAATGGTATTGTGTACAGTACAAAACCTTTAATTTACCACGGTAATACTATTTCTGATTTCTCCTTTACGTTTAAAGAAGGTAAAATCGTTGAATATACAGCCAAAGAAGGTTATGAAGTATTGAAAGAATTAGTAGAAACTGATGAAGGTTCCCACTACCTCGGCGAAGTTGCTTTAGTTGATCACTTCAGCCCAATTAGTCAATCTAACCAAATCTTCTTCGAAACATTGTTTGATGAAAATGCATCCTGCCATTTAGCAATTGGTGCCTCTTATCCAACATGCCTCAAAGATAGCAATGGTTTATCTGAAGAAGAATTAAAAGAACGCGGCCTTAACCACTCCTTAACACATGTAGACTTTATGATTGGCCATGAACGTATGAACATCAAAGGCTATACTCGTGACGGTCAAGAAGTAGAAATTATGATTGATGGTCGTTTACAAGTATAA
- the poxB gene encoding ubiquinone-dependent pyruvate dehydrogenase, with translation MAKKRISDVLIEVLANAGIERIYGITGDSLNSVNDSLRRNGKIAFEHVRHEETAAFAAGAEAALTHKLTVCAGSSGPGNLHLINGLFDCHRNRVPVLAIASHIPQSEVGLNYFQETHPENLFKECSCFCELVSNPKQMPEILFRAMNAAVGNQDVAVIVLPGDVAVMETEIDELPVWHHPRLPHIVPQREDIEEMAAHLEKGERITLFCGAGCEGAHDEVVELAKRLQAPVVHAFRGKEWVEWDNPYDVGMTGLLGYTSGYRAIEHCDTLIMLGTDFPYRPFYPETAKVIQVDRDPSALGRRVPLTQGIIGTVKDTLKELLPLVGQRENTEFIDTIRKEYTKFRENLDSYAAAEPDGVAIHPQYFVNRLNKLASEDAIFTFDVGTPVIWTARHLKTNGKRRILGSYNHGSMANAMMHAIGAQNACPNRQVISLSGDGGFTMMMGEMLTLKQLNLPVKIFVFNNEELSFIAMEMKASGYLDYATDFVNPDFGKLAEAAGIKGVSIQNSSEVDEKIMEALNHNGPVIVNVRVDKQELAMPPKIAYQQAKGFSKYLINAILDGRGTELKEMAKTNWMKYKSLY, from the coding sequence ATGGCAAAAAAACGAATTTCTGATGTACTTATAGAAGTCTTAGCCAATGCAGGTATCGAACGCATTTATGGTATCACTGGTGATAGTTTAAACTCTGTAAACGACAGTTTACGTCGCAATGGTAAGATTGCTTTTGAACATGTTAGACATGAAGAAACTGCAGCCTTTGCTGCAGGTGCAGAAGCAGCCTTAACTCATAAATTAACTGTATGTGCTGGTAGCTCTGGCCCTGGTAACTTACACTTGATTAATGGTCTATTCGATTGCCATCGCAATCGTGTTCCAGTATTGGCTATTGCTTCCCATATTCCACAATCCGAAGTAGGCTTAAATTACTTCCAAGAAACACATCCAGAAAACTTATTCAAAGAATGCTCTTGTTTCTGTGAACTCGTTTCCAATCCAAAACAAATGCCGGAAATTCTTTTCCGTGCTATGAATGCAGCAGTTGGTAATCAAGATGTTGCTGTTATCGTCCTTCCTGGCGATGTAGCAGTAATGGAAACGGAAATTGATGAATTACCAGTATGGCATCACCCTCGCTTACCTCATATCGTTCCACAACGTGAAGATATCGAAGAAATGGCTGCTCATTTAGAAAAAGGTGAACGCATTACCCTCTTCTGTGGTGCAGGTTGTGAAGGTGCACATGATGAGGTCGTTGAATTAGCAAAACGCTTACAAGCTCCTGTAGTACATGCCTTCAGAGGTAAAGAATGGGTTGAATGGGATAACCCATATGATGTAGGTATGACAGGCCTATTAGGCTATACATCTGGTTATCGTGCTATTGAGCATTGCGATACACTCATTATGCTTGGTACAGACTTCCCGTACCGTCCATTCTATCCGGAAACTGCAAAAGTAATTCAAGTAGATAGAGATCCTAGTGCGTTAGGTCGCCGTGTACCTCTTACACAAGGGATTATTGGTACAGTAAAAGATACGTTAAAAGAGTTGTTACCTCTCGTAGGTCAACGTGAAAATACTGAATTTATTGATACAATACGTAAGGAATATACAAAATTCAGAGAGAATTTGGATAGCTATGCTGCGGCTGAACCAGATGGTGTAGCAATTCATCCACAATATTTCGTTAATCGTTTGAATAAGCTAGCAAGTGAAGATGCCATCTTTACTTTTGATGTAGGTACTCCAGTTATTTGGACTGCCCGTCACTTAAAAACAAATGGTAAACGCCGTATCTTAGGTTCCTATAACCATGGTTCTATGGCCAATGCTATGATGCATGCCATTGGAGCTCAAAATGCATGTCCAAACCGTCAAGTCATCTCCCTCTCCGGTGATGGTGGCTTCACTATGATGATGGGCGAAATGTTAACATTAAAACAACTTAACTTGCCAGTCAAAATCTTTGTATTCAACAACGAGGAACTTAGCTTCATCGCTATGGAAATGAAAGCTTCTGGTTACTTAGACTATGCTACAGACTTTGTAAATCCCGACTTCGGTAAACTTGCAGAAGCGGCTGGTATTAAAGGTGTAAGTATTCAAAATTCTAGTGAAGTAGACGAAAAAATTATGGAGGCTCTTAACCATAATGGTCCTGTTATCGTCAATGTTCGCGTAGATAAACAAGAACTTGCTATGCCTCCAAAAATTGCTTACCAACAAGCTAAAGGCTTCAGTAAATACTTGATTAATGCAATCCTTGATGGCCGTGGTACAGAACTTAAAGAAATGGCCAAAACAAACTGGATGAAATATAAATCTTTGTACTAA
- a CDS encoding PolC-type DNA polymerase III: MKVRYRVVPKQNKKSSFYVNCHSQHVTIQAADSAFSTLLGLRERLSAWYKEKNISFDDIPTNTDTACCFAWKVDTETGEGLDTYYYGGGCGAGEWIEAAEAQREAEEAKNKVPRGKSFAGYDQQDEYDDVDEDDFAPFVEAVELGYFNNSPVVVSRSNQTAAASSGSDTVASVSSTPKASKGFAPKSTIKSTGKGSEGDSKYPRRAPKDAPTDEGMILGPKIEGVTSKIMGTLDTPSVIFEGVFVGLDKRDTKTGKSIVNGSIVDDTNSIKFIKFTNSPEEGDALLKQLKGLQRVRVQGSVSFDDRFDKDYILSIRSIEAMETNSVERTENRPDSRVELHLHTKMSDKDALVSVKDLFKTVKKWGHPAVAITDHGVVQAFPEAQALGKELGVKVIYGVEGYLIDDEIVARDEELVVDKKKKKEKDKRYHIILLAKNMVGLRNLYKMISISHLEHYKVRPRLPRSVIEEHREGIIIGSACEAGELMQSIVRGATKEELLEIASFYDYLEIQPHTNNMFLVRKGLMPDEQALIDMNKTVIELGEALNKPVCATCDVHYLTPEEKIYREIMLTACGYPDADEQPDLHLRTTDEMLASFPYLSEEKAYEVVVTNTRAINDSIEDIKPVPDGTYSPKIEGADEAFTEMCYRNAKAIYGDPLPRVVQERLDYELDCIISNGYGVLYYIAHKLVKKSLDDGYLVGSRGSVGSSFAATMSEITEVNPLPPHYVCPNCKHSEFFEKGEYAGGFDLPRKDCPECGHALQTNGHDIPFAIFLGFEGDKVPDIDLNFSGDYQAKAHKYTEELFGRDNVFKAGTIGTIADKTAFGYVKKYAEIRDIQARSGFFEHLAKGFTNVKNTTGQHPGGIMVCPRDMDVHHFTPIQHPANKKESGVLTTHFDYHSIEGRMTKLDILGHDDPTIIRMLEDLTGIDAKTIPFDDPKTLSLFSSTEGIGLTPEQLQGDQVASLAVPECGTKFVRGMLEDSRPQTFSDLVRISGFSHGTNVWLDNAQDLIKNGTCKLNEAISTRDDVMNFLIHRGMDRKHSFFVMENVRKGKGIEKRNKQGQATTEFEAEMRENNIPEWFIESCKKISYLFPRAHAVAYVMMAFRIAWFKVYHPLAFYAAYFSIRAKAFDLRIMTGDLKTQMTEFNRIKALDRAASPKDKDLMSALEVSMEMYQRGYRFVNVDIQHSEARRFSIKDGALLPPFLAIDSLGETVADAIVAEREERPFTSLKDLQRRCKVSNTIIDLMKELKCCGELPEDEQMSLFGA, encoded by the coding sequence ATGAAAGTACGTTATCGTGTTGTACCAAAACAGAATAAGAAATCATCCTTCTATGTAAACTGTCATAGCCAACATGTGACGATTCAAGCGGCGGACTCGGCCTTTTCCACATTACTTGGTTTGCGTGAAAGATTGTCTGCATGGTATAAGGAAAAAAATATCTCTTTTGACGATATTCCAACTAATACCGATACAGCTTGTTGTTTCGCATGGAAAGTAGATACTGAAACTGGAGAAGGTTTAGATACCTATTATTATGGTGGTGGCTGTGGTGCTGGTGAATGGATAGAAGCGGCAGAAGCGCAACGTGAGGCTGAAGAGGCTAAAAACAAAGTGCCTAGAGGTAAGTCTTTTGCTGGTTATGATCAACAAGATGAATATGATGATGTTGACGAAGATGATTTTGCTCCATTTGTAGAGGCTGTTGAGTTAGGCTATTTCAACAATAGTCCAGTTGTTGTGTCTCGTTCTAATCAAACGGCTGCCGCATCTAGCGGTAGTGATACTGTCGCATCTGTGAGCAGTACACCTAAAGCAAGCAAAGGTTTTGCACCTAAAAGTACTATAAAATCTACTGGAAAAGGTAGTGAAGGGGATAGCAAATATCCTCGTCGTGCACCGAAGGATGCTCCTACTGATGAAGGCATGATTTTAGGACCTAAAATTGAGGGAGTTACCTCTAAAATTATGGGCACTTTGGATACGCCTAGTGTTATTTTTGAAGGTGTATTTGTTGGTCTAGATAAACGTGATACTAAGACTGGTAAAAGTATCGTTAACGGTAGCATCGTAGACGATACGAATAGTATCAAATTTATCAAGTTTACGAACAGCCCTGAAGAAGGGGATGCGCTACTTAAACAATTGAAAGGTTTACAACGTGTACGCGTACAAGGTAGCGTCAGCTTTGATGATCGATTTGATAAGGATTATATCTTATCTATTCGAAGCATTGAAGCTATGGAAACTAATAGCGTGGAGCGCACTGAAAACCGTCCAGACTCCCGTGTAGAGCTGCACTTACATACTAAGATGAGTGATAAGGATGCCCTTGTATCTGTTAAAGACCTATTTAAAACAGTAAAAAAATGGGGTCATCCTGCGGTGGCTATTACAGATCACGGCGTTGTACAAGCCTTTCCAGAAGCTCAAGCTCTTGGTAAAGAGTTGGGCGTTAAGGTTATCTACGGTGTAGAAGGCTATCTCATTGATGATGAAATTGTTGCTCGTGATGAAGAGCTTGTAGTAGATAAGAAGAAGAAAAAAGAAAAAGATAAACGTTACCATATTATCTTATTAGCTAAAAATATGGTAGGTTTGCGCAATCTGTACAAGATGATATCTATTTCTCACCTTGAACACTATAAGGTACGTCCTCGTTTGCCTCGTTCTGTTATTGAAGAACATCGTGAAGGCATTATTATCGGCTCTGCTTGTGAAGCTGGTGAACTTATGCAATCCATTGTTCGCGGCGCTACAAAGGAAGAACTATTAGAGATTGCATCTTTCTATGACTATCTTGAAATTCAGCCACATACAAATAATATGTTCTTGGTTCGTAAAGGGCTTATGCCAGATGAGCAAGCTCTTATCGATATGAATAAAACAGTTATCGAATTAGGGGAAGCTTTAAATAAACCAGTATGTGCTACTTGTGACGTTCATTATTTAACACCAGAAGAAAAAATCTACCGTGAAATCATGTTAACGGCATGTGGTTATCCAGATGCAGATGAACAACCAGATTTACATTTACGTACCACCGATGAAATGTTGGCATCCTTCCCTTACTTAAGTGAAGAAAAGGCCTATGAAGTAGTTGTTACTAATACTCGTGCAATTAACGATAGCATTGAAGATATTAAACCAGTTCCAGATGGCACATATTCTCCAAAGATTGAAGGTGCCGATGAAGCTTTCACAGAAATGTGTTATAGAAATGCGAAAGCCATTTATGGTGACCCATTGCCTCGCGTAGTACAAGAGCGACTTGATTATGAACTAGACTGTATTATCTCCAATGGTTACGGCGTATTGTATTACATTGCTCATAAGCTAGTAAAAAAATCACTTGATGATGGGTATCTCGTAGGTTCTCGTGGTTCTGTAGGTTCTTCCTTTGCAGCAACCATGTCTGAAATTACAGAAGTAAATCCATTACCGCCACATTATGTATGTCCTAATTGTAAGCATTCTGAATTCTTTGAAAAGGGCGAATACGCAGGTGGTTTTGATTTACCACGTAAAGATTGTCCAGAGTGTGGTCATGCGCTACAAACAAATGGCCATGATATTCCGTTTGCCATCTTCCTTGGTTTTGAAGGTGATAAGGTTCCAGATATTGACCTAAACTTCTCTGGTGACTACCAAGCAAAGGCACACAAGTATACGGAAGAATTATTTGGACGCGACAATGTATTTAAAGCGGGTACCATCGGTACTATTGCGGACAAAACAGCATTTGGTTATGTTAAAAAATACGCCGAAATTCGAGATATTCAAGCTCGTAGTGGTTTCTTTGAACATTTGGCAAAAGGCTTTACCAATGTAAAGAATACAACAGGCCAACATCCTGGCGGTATTATGGTATGTCCGCGTGACATGGATGTGCATCACTTTACACCTATTCAGCATCCTGCGAATAAGAAGGAAAGTGGCGTATTAACGACACACTTTGACTATCACTCTATCGAAGGTCGTATGACTAAGCTTGATATTCTAGGTCATGATGATCCGACCATCATTCGTATGCTAGAGGATTTGACGGGTATTGATGCTAAGACAATTCCATTTGATGATCCAAAGACGTTGAGCTTATTCTCTTCTACAGAGGGGATTGGGTTAACACCTGAGCAATTACAAGGTGACCAAGTAGCTAGCTTGGCTGTACCAGAATGTGGTACGAAGTTCGTACGGGGCATGCTTGAAGATTCTCGTCCTCAAACATTCTCTGACTTGGTTCGTATCTCTGGATTCTCTCATGGTACAAACGTATGGCTCGACAATGCTCAAGATCTCATTAAAAATGGTACTTGTAAATTGAATGAAGCTATTTCTACCCGTGATGACGTAATGAACTTCTTGATTCATCGCGGTATGGATAGAAAGCATAGTTTCTTCGTAATGGAAAATGTGCGTAAAGGGAAGGGCATTGAAAAACGGAATAAACAAGGTCAAGCTACGACGGAATTTGAAGCAGAAATGCGAGAAAATAATATTCCTGAATGGTTTATTGAATCTTGTAAAAAGATTTCCTATCTATTCCCTCGGGCCCATGCGGTAGCCTATGTAATGATGGCATTCCGCATTGCCTGGTTTAAGGTATACCATCCATTGGCATTCTATGCAGCATATTTCTCCATTCGAGCGAAGGCCTTTGACTTACGCATTATGACGGGTGACCTTAAAACGCAAATGACTGAGTTCAATCGTATTAAGGCTCTTGATCGCGCTGCCAGTCCTAAAGATAAGGACCTTATGAGCGCTTTAGAAGTATCTATGGAAATGTACCAACGGGGCTATCGTTTTGTTAATGTAGATATTCAACACTCCGAAGCTAGACGCTTTAGCATTAAAGATGGTGCTTTATTGCCGCCATTCTTAGCTATAGACTCCTTAGGTGAAACAGTAGCTGATGCTATTGTAGCTGAACGAGAAGAACGTCCCTTTACATCCCTAAAAGACTTGCAACGTCGTTGTAAGGTATCTAATACCATCATTGATCTTATGAAAGAACTTAAATGCTGTGGTGAACTACCTGAAGACGAACAAATGTCACTCTTTGGGGCATAA